The proteins below come from a single uncultured Methanobrevibacter sp. genomic window:
- a CDS encoding aldo/keto reductase, whose amino-acid sequence MQYRELGKTKENVSILGFGGMRLPTKGSNDNIDEIKANEILSYGITNGINIIDTAYPYHSAGIDGNGNSETFIGKFLKENNYRDDVLISTKSPSWLIEEKGDFEYYLDKQLKKLQTDSIDIYLLHALSEDDWNKIRKLRVLDFLDDCLSSGKIKHVGFSSHCEIDTFVNILDAYPKWEVVLTQMNYLDEYYQTGIMGLDQLKQLNIGSMIMEPLRGGRLVQNIPPEVQKIWDTAELKRTPVEWALEYLWNRDDVDCVLSGMNSLEQVKQNIQIASNVKEISQHDKELIRQVARTYRKLTGNECTSCGYCMPCPEGIDIVNCFKEYNIGKILNNPKGSALQYFTLIDDGSKADSCTNCRNCEFVCPQMLNIPEELKKVDEYFGREFNHF is encoded by the coding sequence ATGCAATATAGAGAACTTGGGAAAACCAAAGAAAATGTTTCAATTCTTGGTTTTGGAGGCATGAGACTACCTACCAAAGGCTCAAATGATAATATAGATGAAATTAAGGCTAATGAAATACTTAGTTATGGAATTACTAATGGAATCAATATTATTGATACTGCCTATCCATACCATAGTGCTGGAATAGACGGTAATGGGAATAGTGAAACTTTCATTGGAAAATTTTTAAAAGAAAATAACTATCGTGATGATGTTTTAATTTCTACAAAATCACCAAGTTGGTTAATAGAAGAAAAGGGAGATTTTGAATATTATCTTGATAAACAACTAAAAAAACTTCAAACAGACAGTATTGATATTTATTTATTACATGCTCTTAGTGAAGATGACTGGAATAAAATTCGTAAACTTAGAGTGCTAGATTTTCTTGATGATTGTTTAAGCAGCGGCAAAATAAAACATGTTGGATTTTCATCACATTGTGAAATTGACACTTTCGTAAATATTCTTGATGCATATCCAAAATGGGAAGTTGTTTTAACACAAATGAATTATCTTGATGAATATTATCAAACTGGAATAATGGGTCTTGATCAATTAAAACAATTAAATATTGGGAGCATGATTATGGAACCATTACGTGGAGGCAGATTAGTTCAAAATATTCCTCCAGAAGTTCAAAAAATATGGGATACTGCAGAACTTAAAAGAACTCCTGTAGAATGGGCTTTAGAATATTTATGGAATAGAGATGATGTTGACTGTGTTTTAAGTGGTATGAACTCCTTAGAACAAGTTAAACAGAATATCCAAATTGCATCAAATGTTAAAGAAATTAGCCAACATGATAAAGAATTAATTAGACAAGTAGCCAGAACTTACAGGAAATTAACTGGAAATGAATGTACTAGCTGTGGATATTGTATGCCTTGCCCAGAAGGCATTGATATTGTTAATTGTTTCAAAGAATACAATATTGGTAAAATTTTAAATAACCCAAAAGGCAGTGCATTACAATATTTTACATTAATTGATGATGGTAGTAAAGCAGATAGCTGTACTAATTGTAGAAATTGTGAATTTGTTTGCCCTCAAATGCTAAATATTCCAGAAGAACTTAAAAAAGTTGATGAATATTTTGGTAGAGAATTCAATCATTTTTAA
- a CDS encoding adenosylhomocysteinase, with product MSKVKDMSLAKEGIRKIEWVQRHMPVLEHIKKEYEETQPFKGITIGSCLHLEPKTINLGLTLQAGGAEVAMTGCNPLSTHDDAVAGAADLGLNIYGWRDQDDEEYYQTINMVLDHKPDIIIDDGADMIMVLHNERTDVLKHIKGACEETTTGVHRLEAMHKDGALKFPVVAVNDAYTKYLFDNRYGTGQSSFDAIMGTTNMVIAGKSVVVCGYGWCGRGIAMRAQGLGANVIVTEVDPIRALEARMDGYRVMKIRDAVKEADLIITVTGNINIIHGDDFKYMKDGCMLCNSGHFNVEINRQDLEAQSTSVKEVRESIEMFAMKDGRKIYLLADGRLVNLSAARGQGHPAEIMDMSFAVQALSAKYILNNDLSVGVTKAPDEIDYEVANLKLKAMDIEIDTLSDRQKEYMSSWKEGT from the coding sequence ATGAGTAAAGTTAAAGACATGTCTCTTGCTAAAGAAGGTATAAGAAAAATTGAATGGGTTCAAAGGCACATGCCTGTTCTTGAACACATTAAGAAAGAATATGAAGAAACCCAACCATTTAAAGGCATAACTATTGGTTCATGTTTGCATTTAGAACCTAAAACTATTAATTTAGGTTTAACATTACAAGCAGGTGGTGCTGAAGTAGCTATGACTGGTTGTAATCCATTATCTACTCATGATGATGCAGTAGCAGGAGCGGCTGATTTAGGTTTAAATATCTATGGTTGGAGAGATCAAGATGATGAAGAGTACTATCAAACTATTAATATGGTTCTTGATCATAAACCTGATATAATCATTGATGATGGTGCAGATATGATCATGGTTCTTCATAATGAAAGAACCGATGTTTTAAAACATATTAAAGGAGCTTGTGAAGAAACTACTACTGGAGTTCATAGATTAGAAGCTATGCATAAAGATGGTGCTTTAAAATTCCCTGTTGTAGCGGTAAATGATGCTTATACAAAATACTTATTTGATAATAGATATGGTACTGGTCAATCTAGTTTTGATGCAATTATGGGAACTACTAATATGGTAATTGCAGGTAAATCTGTTGTTGTATGTGGATATGGCTGGTGTGGTCGTGGAATCGCTATGAGGGCACAAGGTCTTGGAGCTAATGTTATTGTAACTGAAGTAGATCCTATCAGAGCACTTGAAGCTAGAATGGATGGTTACAGAGTAATGAAAATTAGAGATGCTGTAAAAGAAGCTGACTTAATAATTACTGTAACTGGAAATATCAATATTATTCATGGTGATGACTTTAAATACATGAAAGATGGATGTATGTTATGTAATTCAGGTCATTTTAATGTAGAAATTAATAGACAAGATTTAGAAGCTCAATCAACAAGTGTAAAAGAAGTAAGAGAAAGTATTGAAATGTTTGCTATGAAAGATGGTAGAAAAATTTACTTGCTTGCTGATGGAAGATTAGTAAACTTATCTGCAGCTAGAGGACAAGGACATCCAGCAGAAATTATGGATATGAGTTTTGCTGTTCAAGCTTTATCTGCTAAATACATATTAAATAATGATTTGTCTGTTGGTGTAACTAAAGCTCCAGATGAAATTGATTATGAAGTAGCTAACTTAAAATTAAAAGCTATGGATATTGAGATTGATACGTTATCTGATCGTCAAAAAGAATACATGAGTAGTTGGAAAGAAGGAACTTAA
- a CDS encoding DUF2119 domain-containing protein — protein sequence MSYFRYVDNGEGPTKLFIGGVHGNEGKTSLKFIKRLDIEKFSSGQFYFYNFDKTPYISTIDKNYYKSEIGLKILDLIEYFEPDFYTELHCYDLAHFDRLTSMERYNKTGVPPLIDLGNHVLVSSVSPLIRMTYFSINTVCKTLEFPCIEKLSCEKIEKYGFNKKLAIETYEKLLNLIISSPNRQYFEKEMLKNYHGQVALAIDYAKKVFGPEFPPY from the coding sequence ATGTCTTATTTTAGATATGTTGATAATGGTGAAGGTCCGACTAAATTATTTATAGGTGGAGTTCATGGTAATGAAGGTAAAACTTCTTTAAAATTTATCAAACGATTAGATATTGAGAAATTTTCCAGTGGACAGTTCTATTTTTATAATTTTGATAAAACACCATATATCTCTACAATTGATAAAAATTATTATAAGTCAGAAATAGGTTTAAAAATTTTAGATTTAATTGAATATTTTGAACCTGATTTTTATACAGAACTTCATTGTTATGATTTAGCACATTTTGATAGATTAACTTCAATGGAACGTTATAATAAAACAGGAGTTCCTCCATTAATAGATTTGGGAAATCATGTGTTAGTAAGTTCAGTTTCTCCATTAATTAGGATGACTTATTTTTCTATAAACACTGTTTGTAAAACTTTAGAGTTTCCATGTATTGAAAAATTATCCTGTGAAAAAATTGAAAAATATGGATTTAATAAAAAATTAGCTATTGAAACTTATGAAAAACTTCTTAATTTAATCATTAGTTCACCTAATCGCCAATATTTTGAAAAAGAAATGTTAAAGAATTATCATGGACAAGTTGCATTAGCTATTGATTATGCTAAAAAAGTATTTGGTCCGGAGTTTCCTCCTTATTAA
- the fen gene encoding flap endonuclease-1, whose translation MGVKLKDIIEPEPINFKDLKGRAVSIDAFNTLYQFLSTIRQRDGRPLSDSEGNITSHLSGILYRNSSMIEKDIKPIYVFDGTPSYLKQETIDQRRQTREESEKKWKEALANQNTEEARKYAMRSSKLSPYIIESSKKLLTMMGIPYIEAYGEGEAQAAYLVQNGDAWAVASQDYDCLLFGAKRVVRNLAINSNLGDLEYYNLKRVLDELNITQNQLIEMGILIGTDFSEGLKGVGAKTALKLAKKGELENKIAKLQEESTHDLTEVKEIFLNHNVNTDYKIKWKKPAKNDIINFLCDEHGFSQDRVSKACDKLKNLNSNQKSLEDWF comes from the coding sequence ATGGGTGTTAAACTAAAAGATATAATAGAACCAGAACCAATTAATTTTAAAGATTTAAAAGGAAGAGCTGTGTCCATAGATGCATTTAATACCCTTTATCAATTTTTGTCAACAATCAGACAAAGAGATGGAAGACCTTTAAGTGATAGTGAAGGCAATATAACATCTCATTTAAGCGGAATTTTATATAGAAATTCTTCAATGATTGAAAAAGATATAAAACCAATTTATGTCTTTGATGGAACACCATCTTACCTTAAACAAGAAACTATTGACCAAAGAAGACAAACTAGAGAAGAATCTGAAAAAAAATGGAAAGAAGCATTAGCTAATCAAAACACAGAAGAAGCTAGAAAATATGCAATGAGATCTTCCAAATTGTCTCCATATATTATTGAATCTTCTAAAAAACTATTGACTATGATGGGAATACCCTATATTGAAGCATATGGAGAAGGAGAAGCACAAGCAGCTTACCTTGTTCAAAATGGTGATGCATGGGCTGTAGCTTCACAAGATTATGACTGTTTATTATTTGGAGCTAAAAGAGTTGTAAGAAACTTAGCTATTAATTCCAACTTAGGAGATTTAGAATATTATAACTTGAAAAGAGTTTTAGATGAATTAAATATAACTCAAAATCAACTTATTGAAATGGGTATACTAATTGGAACTGATTTTAGTGAAGGTTTAAAAGGAGTAGGTGCAAAAACTGCTCTTAAACTAGCTAAAAAAGGAGAACTTGAAAATAAAATAGCTAAACTTCAAGAAGAATCAACCCACGATTTAACAGAAGTAAAAGAAATATTTTTAAATCATAATGTAAACACTGATTATAAAATTAAATGGAAAAAACCAGCGAAAAATGATATCATTAATTTTTTATGTGATGAACATGGATTTTCACAAGACAGAGTTTCTAAAGCTTGTGATAAGTTAAAAAATTTAAATTCAAATCAGAAAAGTCTTGAAGACTGGTTTTAA
- a CDS encoding chorismate lyase: protein MTIEKNEANKRLIEKINKVEENYTKNFSNTQKILLTTDGSITAILDVLYGKITLSTLEQHFDTANDEISDLINVNKGAQINYREVIMHKDDENLIYALSYIPLERLTDEICCDLVRADIPIGRILKNYKIESRREINKIYIEKPNDRLKELFETTEDMLAREYMIIHKNNILMWIKEVFPVSKFTNI from the coding sequence ATGACTATTGAAAAAAATGAGGCTAATAAACGCCTTATTGAAAAAATAAATAAAGTAGAAGAAAATTACACAAAAAATTTTTCAAATACTCAAAAAATCTTATTAACCACAGATGGATCAATTACAGCTATTTTAGATGTGTTATATGGTAAGATTACATTAAGTACATTAGAACAACATTTTGATACTGCAAATGATGAAATCAGCGATTTAATTAATGTTAATAAAGGTGCTCAAATTAATTATAGGGAAGTTATAATGCATAAAGATGATGAAAATTTAATTTATGCATTATCTTATATCCCACTAGAACGATTAACCGATGAAATCTGCTGTGACTTAGTTAGAGCAGACATACCAATTGGTAGAATTTTAAAAAATTATAAAATCGAATCTAGAAGAGAAATTAATAAAATTTATATTGAAAAACCAAATGACAGATTAAAAGAGTTATTTGAAACTACTGAAGATATGTTAGCTAGAGAATATATGATTATCCATAAAAACAATATATTAATGTGGATTAAAGAAGTATTTCCAGTTAGCAAATTTACAAACATTTAG
- the hacA gene encoding homoaconitase large subunit, giving the protein MNITEKILSAKAGKEVTPGEIIEIPVDLAMSHDGTSPPAIKTFEKVANKVWDNEKIAIVFDHNVPANTIGSAEFQKVCRNFIKEQNITKNYIHGDGICHQVLPEKGLVEPGKVIVGADSHTCTYGAYGAFSTGMGATDLAMVYATGKTWFMVPEAIKMEVTGELNPYTAPKDIILKIIGEVGIAGATYQTAEFCGETIEKMGVEGRATICNMAIEMGAKNGIMEPNEEVIRYVSQRTGKNKNELNIVKSDKDSTYKKEMHFDINDMEPQIACPNDVDNVKNISKVEGTAVDQCLIGSCTNGRLSDLKDAYEILKDNEINKDTRLLILPASVEIYKQAIHKGYIDTFIDAGAIICNPGCGPCLGGHMGVLSEGETCISTTNRNFKGRMGDPKSFVYLANSKVVAASAIEGVITNPKDL; this is encoded by the coding sequence GTGAATATTACAGAAAAAATATTATCTGCCAAAGCAGGTAAAGAAGTTACACCTGGAGAAATTATTGAAATCCCTGTTGACTTAGCTATGTCTCATGACGGAACATCTCCACCAGCTATAAAAACCTTTGAAAAAGTAGCCAATAAAGTTTGGGATAATGAAAAAATCGCAATTGTATTTGATCACAACGTTCCTGCAAATACTATCGGATCTGCAGAATTCCAAAAAGTATGTAGAAATTTTATAAAAGAACAGAACATTACTAAAAATTACATACATGGTGATGGAATTTGCCACCAAGTACTTCCTGAAAAAGGACTAGTTGAACCAGGGAAAGTTATTGTAGGTGCAGACTCACATACATGCACATATGGAGCATATGGAGCATTTTCAACTGGAATGGGTGCTACTGACTTAGCAATGGTATATGCTACAGGAAAAACCTGGTTTATGGTTCCAGAAGCTATTAAAATGGAAGTTACTGGAGAATTAAATCCATACACTGCTCCAAAAGATATTATTTTAAAAATTATCGGAGAAGTAGGAATAGCTGGAGCTACTTACCAGACTGCAGAATTCTGTGGAGAAACTATCGAAAAAATGGGTGTGGAAGGCAGAGCTACAATCTGTAATATGGCTATTGAAATGGGAGCTAAAAATGGTATAATGGAACCCAATGAGGAAGTTATACGATATGTTTCTCAAAGAACTGGAAAAAACAAAAATGAATTAAATATTGTTAAATCCGATAAAGACAGCACCTATAAAAAAGAAATGCACTTTGACATAAATGATATGGAACCTCAAATTGCATGTCCTAACGATGTGGACAATGTTAAAAATATTTCCAAAGTTGAAGGAACTGCTGTAGACCAATGTTTAATAGGTTCCTGTACTAATGGTAGATTATCTGATTTAAAAGATGCTTATGAAATCTTAAAAGATAATGAAATTAATAAGGATACTAGATTACTAATTCTTCCAGCATCAGTTGAAATTTATAAACAAGCAATTCATAAAGGATACATTGATACTTTTATAGATGCAGGGGCTATTATTTGTAACCCTGGATGTGGACCATGCCTTGGTGGACATATGGGAGTATTATCTGAAGGAGAAACCTGTATTTCAACAACAAATAGAAATTTCAAAGGAAGAATGGGAGATCCAAAATCTTTCGTATATCTAGCTAATTCAAAGGTTGTTGCTGCTTCAGCTATTGAAGGAGTTATTACAAATCCTAAAGATTTATAG
- a CDS encoding homocitrate synthase family protein, with protein sequence MQYYISHYNKEPELNFPDDITIYDTTLRDGEQTPGVCFSPEEKLEIAKKLDEIKIKQIEAGFPIVSKKEQESVKAITSEGLDAQILSLARTKKEDINAALDCDVDGVITFMGTSDIHLEHKMHIGRQEALNTCMNAIEYAKDHGLFVAFSAEDATRTDLDFLKRIYNKAESYGADRVHIADTTGAITPQGITYLVTELKKDVNINIALHCHNDFGLAVVNSIAGVLAGANGISTTVNGIGERAGNASLEEVIMSLKLLYGKDLGFKTKHIKELSEIVSKASGLPIPYNKPVVGNNVFRHESGIHVDAVIEEPLCYEPYVPELVGQKRQLVLGKHSGCRAVKAKLNECNLDISDDTLIEIVKKVKKSREEGTYINDEVFKEIVKSCNYKNE encoded by the coding sequence AGTTTGTTTTAGTCCAGAAGAAAAATTAGAAATTGCTAAAAAACTAGATGAAATTAAAATTAAACAAATTGAAGCAGGTTTTCCAATAGTATCCAAAAAAGAACAGGAATCCGTGAAAGCCATCACTTCTGAGGGTCTTGATGCACAGATTCTCTCTTTAGCTAGAACCAAAAAAGAAGATATTAATGCTGCCCTAGACTGTGATGTTGACGGAGTCATTACATTTATGGGGACTTCTGATATTCATTTAGAACATAAAATGCATATTGGACGTCAAGAAGCATTGAACACTTGTATGAATGCAATCGAATACGCTAAAGACCACGGATTATTTGTTGCATTTTCTGCAGAAGATGCAACTAGAACTGATTTGGACTTCTTAAAAAGAATATATAATAAAGCTGAAAGTTATGGTGCTGACAGAGTACATATAGCAGATACTACTGGAGCTATAACTCCCCAAGGAATTACATATTTAGTGACTGAACTTAAAAAAGATGTTAATATAAATATTGCCCTACATTGTCATAACGATTTTGGATTAGCTGTTGTAAATTCAATAGCTGGTGTTTTAGCTGGAGCTAACGGAATATCAACAACTGTAAATGGTATTGGAGAACGTGCAGGAAATGCATCTCTCGAAGAAGTAATCATGAGTCTTAAATTATTATATGGAAAAGATTTAGGATTTAAAACAAAACATATTAAAGAATTATCTGAAATTGTATCTAAAGCTAGTGGATTACCTATTCCCTACAATAAACCAGTTGTAGGAAATAATGTATTTAGACATGAATCCGGAATCCATGTTGATGCAGTTATTGAAGAACCATTATGTTACGAACCATATGTTCCAGAATTAGTAGGACAAAAAAGACAATTAGTTTTAGGTAAACATTCAGGATGTAGAGCTGTAAAAGCTAAATTAAATGAATGTAACCTAGATATAAGTGATGATACACTTATTGAAATTGTTAAAAAAGTTAAAAAAAGCAGAGAAGAAGGAACCTACATTAACGACGAAGTATTCAAAGAAATTGTAAAAAGTTGCAATTACAAAAATGAATAG